The genomic segment CTGGACAATACCAGAAGCGGCTTTGTAGACACGAAGGGTGCGCCGATGGCCAAGAGTAAATCGCCAAATATCCGCCACTCTTCTCGACGTTCAAATTTTGGACGCAGTACTGCAGCTGAATACTGCGCGTAAGGCTCAGACTGCAGTGGCAGATGAGATAGAGGGAAGTCTGATCGCTCCAGCATGTCTGTTGCGGGTAGAACGTAGTCAGCGTAGCGTTCTGCTGTTTCATTGATATAGATGTCGACGCTGACACAAAGCTCAAGACGTTCCATTGCTTCTGGCCAGTCTGAATGTGGAGTGGAGTGAATTGGATTGCCGGCGGATATAAATAACGCGCGAATGTGGTCAGGTTGAGCAGACAATATCTCGTCAGGTAGCGCGGTAATGGGAAAGCAACCCGCTACCTGCTGCCAACCATGCTCTGCGGTGACAATGTCGGGATCGTTTACGATTATTTGTTGCGCTAGCCCCAACCAGTCCAGTACACCCTCCGGTATCAAAAGACCTCCTCGCTTATCAAGATTGCCCGATAAGTAATTAATTCCTTGTAAAACCCAGTAGGCAATAGAACCGAAAGGGCCCATATTGACGCCGGTGGACATGTACAGCGCTGCACCATCCGCTTTATGATACTGATCAGCAATTCTGCGAATATTTTCGGGTGCAATGCCGGTGATCGGTGCTACTCGCTCTGGCGTCCATTGCTCTGCTGCGGCGAGTAGTTCTCGGGCGCCGTCTGCGAATTCGTCACGTTCACTTGTGCTGAAGTCGAGTTCGAAATGCAATACCGCCAACATCGCCAACAAAAGAAATGCATCCGTCCCTGGTTGAATGAACAAATGCTCGCCAACTTTAGATGCCGTTTCACTGCGTCTGGGGTCAACGATAATGACTTTCCCGCCTCGCGCCTCAATAGATCGCATTTTCTCTAATGGGTTGATAACGCTAATAACGGACATTTGGCTAACCACGGGGTTGGCACCAATACACATAAAAAATTGGGTGTGCTCAAAGTCCGGAATAGGATGCACGATATCGACACCGTACATATCTGAGGCCACCTGAAACTTGTTGTTGAGATCAATTGAGTGCGAGGCGTACGAATTTCGTGACCCTAGAATTTTGATGAAATCGGCAGTGCAGAGAATGTTTTTAAAATTTGCATGGCTCGGATTGCCACTATAGTGGCCGAGCGCGTTCGCGCCATGGCGTATCTTAATTGCGCTTGCTCGTTCTGCTATCTCTTGTATGGCTTGCTCCCAGGTTATTTTCTGGAAGACGCCATCGATACGCTTCATCGGATAATTGACCCGGTCCGGATCATGATGTATTCCGCCAAGTGTGGTGCCCTTGATGCAGGCATAGCCTTTGGAAATGGGATGCTCGTCATCCGGCTTGATTCGACGAATCGTTTCGTTGCCCTGGCTGTCTTCTTTTACCTCAACAGCAAGGCCGCAGCTGGCCTCGCACACTCTACAGTACGTTTTCTTAATTGATGATGTCATAGTATCGGTCAGCTCAATCAGGATTAGTTGGCGAGAGCATACGAAGACGAAGAGCCCAAGTCCAGATGATGAAATACAAGTATCGCGCCTACTGCCAAGCTTGCCAACGCTCATCGCCCGGTGGTGTACAAGTTCGGATGGACCGGATAGCAGGCGATTCGCCGGCTGCAACGTTGTGGCGTTTCGAGGGGCGCCTTGGCTCGGTTTTAGTCCGGTAGGCATAAAATAGTAACTCTCTGGTACTCTTTTCATCGCCTGGAGTCGATAAAGGTCGCCTCGGAAAACCGAGCCAGAACGCTCTGACGTTCTTATTGATTTCCTCCATGGCATGAACTCGCTCGAACCGTTCTTGGGCATACATAACAAGGCGGTCAAATCTGTCGACTCGGAAATGGAGCACTGCCCTGCGCAGCTGTCGTTAGGTATTCGATTCGATATCACGCGTTTTATTTGATTTTATTGCTATGGTGAGCAGCACGTAGCGGAAAGAATTGGCAAAGAAAAAGTGGCAGACACTTTCTATTTCATCTGTTGATCGAACTGGGTATAGGTATGCAGACCGACCTAAAACGGGTTTTTTGTAGCTAATTTGACACAACAAAGCCAGCGCCAATAAAACCTCGTCGACCTGCAAACGCAGCAGAGAAGTCTTGGCATGGATGTTGGTTGAGGCGCATACTGTTAAATATAGCTGTTCGGTCGAATATGCTGTAGTGCCGAACATTGTCAAAAAAAAATATAACGATTGAGTTTCGATCTTTGATGGGCAATCGTGCGGTTCGTTTTAAAAGGCAAGCAGGGTGAGAGAACACATAATAGGAATGACTATAAGCTGCGGCGTTCGCTTTGAAAATGTAACGTTCCGGTCAAAATCGTCCGCACTACAGCTTAGTCTTTCGCGCACAAATGACGCGCGACCCGATTCCTGATGCGATTTCTCCCAAGGTCATTAATGGACTCTCGCTTATTCGTGCGCTGGTTGCCACTTTTTGGATTTTGCGCGGTGATCGTTTATTACTTTTGGTTTGTCTATAGCCACGCTATCAATATTCCTCACTGGGATGATATTTATGATTTCTTAAAAATTGTCATACTTACGGAGTCAGCCGAAAGTACCCGCGAAGCAATGTCTGAGCTATTCAGGCAGTACAACGACCACCGCACGAGCGCGTCACGCTTATTGATTTACGCTATCTACTTGGCAGAAGGCGAATTAAATTTTCATACGCTCACTCTTCTTGGAAATCTTGCGCTTCCTTTGATCTTGCTGCTTTTTTTCGTGACAGTGAAAGACGAAAAATACCGCTGGGTTTTCATGTTGGTGAGCGCCCTGCTGTTGCTCAATCTGAGATATTTTCCCTTGGTTTTGCACGCCCAGGCGACCTTCGCTTACTTCTATGTATTTTTCTATGCCTTCGGTTGCCTGATTGCTCTTCATAGGGTGACCCCGCCGAAGTTCGTGTTGGCAGTGTTTTTGGGCACATTCGCTTCATATACGTTCGCGGCCGGCGTGATTGTCTGGATGCTCGGCCTGGTTAGCCTCATGCACCAGCATGTAGTGACGAGGCGAATTAGCTATCACTATCCCGCACTGTGGCTAGTGGTCACAGTCATCACGCTGGCATTGTGGCGTACCGGTTTCTCTGATGTCTCCACTGAAAAAGTTTTAACATTACTTCCCGACACGCTGATCGAGGCTCCTCTGTATCAACAGGTATTACGGTACGTGTCCTATTTTTTCGTAATAATGGGCAGCGCGTTTACCGACACCAGCACGGTGGTCGCGGGAGTTATTGGCGCTGCTGCTCTCACCGTATTGACAGCTGTTTCCATACAATTTTATCGGCAGGAAGATATTCGCTTAGCGCTTTGTTGCTGGTTTGTCGTTGGTTCAGTAGCAGCAGTCACAGCAGGCAGGGCCCTGTGGCTGCCGCCAGAACTCATACTGACATCGAGGTATACGTTGTTGTCAGTTTTCCTCGTCGCGACATTGACTTTACTGCTTCAAAAAAAAATTGCATTGGTTAAGACATCGACAATTTATCTGCTCGTACCGTTGGCGGTGATCTACTGGGTATGGGCGAACCACCACTTTCAGAAATCAATAGATGATGTATTGCAGTGGCGTTATTCACAGTATAATAACGACATATACTTCGTGCTTGACAGGCCGCAGGCCGAATCGAATGATATTGTAGCGCGCGCGATTTCATCGGGAATCTACAAGCCGCCCTGTAAACCATTTCCAAAGTGCAAGGATAAGTCCGCGACTGGTGAGTAAATAGAAACCTAGTTGCCAGCAGTTCGCGGCAACTTTCGACAAGGGCATTCAAGCATAGTGCAGAACTCAGCCTAAAATCTTTTGAATCGTTCTGAATGACCATTTTCCCACTGGAAGGCCGCGCAAATTTTGTGTATCTGTTAATTTTTTTTGCGAGGTATATCGAGAAAAACGGTCAAGGTACGTGCAAAAATGCGGTCCTTATCCATCGAAGAATCTGTAATTAAAGTGTAGTTTATTTTCGAAGTGTTCACTTTTTTGCCACTGTCTTTTTTGCAGTCGAGATGCTTGTTAGACGGGCATCAGGCGCTCTGCAAGAAACTAGGATGCCGCAGTAGCTGCTGCGGTTACACTCACCGGCAGAACATTATTTAAGCGCGATAGATTCGTTTACGAACCAGTGTCTGACAGCCGTGAATACTGCGGCATGCGAGAGATATCGACCGTGGGAGACGTTTCCGACCCTGCTCAGTCACGGCAATCGCGAGGCGCGGCCATAGACCGCGTCTTACGCGCTACAGAGGCGCACACGATTACGGTACCGCAGACAGCGGTTATGCAGCGGTCCGACTCGAAAAAGAAACTCTCAAATAGCGTCAAGCTCGCAGTAAATCCTATGGCTGCGCTAACTTGGTTAGTGCTGTGGCACGATGATCTTAATCTGCATTCTGTTCGGTCTGTTGTTTTGAAGTTACTTTGAAGTGACGTAAGCCTTGGATCTGAAGACAGAAATAAGCCCTGTAGTCATGCCGGCAGAGTCGTAGTAATAGGTTAACGCGGGTGGGCTTCAGCTCCCGTTCAGAAAAAGTGCAATGAAACACTGACCCTCACAGTGATCAGTTTTTTGTTTGTGCAAGCGCCGAGCGTATAGTGCGGCGTCGACACCGGGACAGGATGACTGCGCAGTTTCGTTACTTCGAATCTCGAATCGGCTTCCAGATTTGGAAAACGAGTTGCCCGCCGCCCGGTCTTTTGTCCATCGGCAAGGCGATCACTTCGGCTTTTCGATAGTGATTCTTCAGGCGAGCGGCGTCGTTCAAGGAGGAATTCTTTAAATGCGACATCAGAAAAGTCTTGTTCGAAATACTGTTTCTCAAGTTGGCCATAGCGACGGGTAGATGCGTCCACTGGTCGAGAATTATCAAGTCAAATTCCTGCCTTTCAATCTTTCCATTAATGTTCTCAACATAGGCCTCCCAAACAGCTGCTATTGTATTGTCCGGGTCATCTTTTGCGAAAATGACAGGCTTTACTTGAGCGAAGGCAAAATACGGAGTGTGGCTGTTCTGGTATATTTCGCCGCCGCCACCTAAAATCTCTGCCGCAAGCAGTGCAGGTGCATAGGTTTTCTCTGATTCAAGTACTAGTCCCCGTAGCCTGTTCCATTTGTCCTCATCAAATGAAAAATCATGCGTAAGCGTGGCATAAGAATTACAAAAACTAGCGATCAGGAGTAGTTGGCACAGCCATTTTGATTGTATCGAATCGGAGATGCGAGAAAAAATCGCAATGATTAGAAATGGAGACATCAACTGCAGTAAATAGGTCATATGGTTCGCGGGGTTTCTTCCTATCACCAATACAATAATAGCCAGCGAGCAGAAAAAGCAGAGCCAGAAATAACTTGGTGCGCGGCGGAAAAGGGGGCCGTTCCAATTGATGATGCTGTGTATCCCGAGCCTCTCATCGTCATTAATGCGGTGACTGGTTGTTGTTGAGGCGTACGATGTAATAAAAATCCAGGCAAGAACAACCAAGAGCGGGGAGTTTATCCGAAAATACTCGAGCAACTGGTTCACGGTGGTATCATTGGATCCTATCGCCGCTGCCGCATATATTTGAGCAAAAATTGTGTTATCAATAAAATAGGGCGATGTATAGTTGACTAAAAAAAGACTGACGAGCGTGAGGAAGACGGATGCTAGTCCGAAAGTTACCGCCTTCTTTTTTGAAACGGCAAGAAATAAATAAAGGCTAATGTAGCCTACGCTCGCAATAAAATATTGCTTTGTATAGAAAGCAGCCAAGCCCAGAAGCAGTGCGGCGAAAAGGCTTCTATTGGAAAACGTGTATCGCCATGGAATAATAATACTGGACAAAAACAGAAAAAGACCAAGGCCGTTGGGGCTGGCGATGGGTGTGGAATGAAAGAGGAGTCCCGCGTATAGCAGCACAGCACCAGCGAAACTATTTTCTGACGTGCCTCCAGCCCGTTTGGTCGCGTAAAAAACCAACAGACAACAACCCACAATAAATAGACCGTTAATGGTTCTGTGGAGTTCGAGTGTGTTCGCCACAGCGAGCGTGAAAGGCGCCACTACAATGTTGTAGAGAACGGGATAGACGCTTGCGCGGGCGGGCTGGTTCTCGATGGCGTAGGGATTTTCTCCTGAGGCGATGGTATGCGTAATCGTTGGTATTGCCGCTTCAATCGCATCGAGCGGCATGCTATGGGTGATAATCTGGAAATGGTTATAGGCGAGTGCCAGAAAAAATAGTCCGAAAAAAACCACGAAAAGTTTATCGAGAACGGTTTGGAACTCTGACGTTTTAACAGTCGTCATTGTTTTGATTCTTGAGTCGACCTTGAGTGCAGAAGCATACCATTTCCGCTGTATAAGGTCTGCCTGAATGGCTGAGATGCAACGGCAAAGGGCGCTTACGCATTTGTTGCTTGTTCATGCGACAGGCATCATTAATGAAACAGCGGGAAAAATGATTAAAGTGACGGTTTTGTTTGAAAAGTCGACTATTCTAATTTTGGCTAATTTCGTTAACACAAATATATTGGCGATGCGTGCTATATCTATAAATTAGCGGGAAACGTCGGCCACTGTGCAGAATGCGTTTTTTTACATAATGATAAATTATTGTAAAAGCCACCCAGTGTATCCTGACGTATAAAAAAGGTGCGACGAAGCATGCGGCGGGAAGGCGCTCCATAGCATCACAGCTTTGAGCAGTATCGCAGTTACCGCTCTATTTGAGCGTCTGTCTTTACCAAGAAGATAGCATGCGGACTCGAGCGCTTTGACCGCTGGCGCCCGAACCGGAGCAACTATAATATTAAGGGTGTTCGACCCTTTGGAAATGCTGAATCGGCAAAAAACCAGGACTCTATTGCATAACGATAGTCTGTCATTGAAGGGTCACGATGTGTCCGGTGCAGTAGCCAGTGGTCGAAAATGAGCATGTCGCCGGCATTAAATTTTGGTGTGACGACCGGAACCTGTCCACGAAAGCGCTCGTCAACTTGAGAATCGGCGACAGTCCAGTCGAAGACACTCTCGCATGAATTCAAAATGTAGTCGTCCAACCTTTTCAGTACCAATTCCATGCCGGGGGCTGTTTCGCCACAGTCAGACAAGGCGGTCCAGACGTTCACTGACTGGATGTCCACTGCATCACCGAGAAAACGCCCGTCTTGGTGCCATTCGGTGCTTTCCCCGGGAGCAGCCTTCCACAGGACAAATTTGCTAGCTGACATAAAAGGCGTTTCACCAAGAAATTCTTCGGCAAGGGCAGAAATTCCTAGACGGTCGAACAGGTCACATACCAGATATAGGGCATGGGGCGAGTCCACCGCCAGGCACGCACCAGCTTGCTTGGCAAATTCTCGGGCGGCCGCGACGTTAATTGCTTGTCCTCGGGTCGGGTACTTGCCAAGACTGTGCAATTGTGGATCTGGACTATCGTCCATGGAGGCGTGGTGCGATGCTTCGATAGCGGTTCTTAGGGTTGCCACAGTGCCTTTGTCAATTGCGCTGGGTAGGTAGAGACAGCCCTTGTCGGCAAAGGCTGCGCGTACGACGTCAGCGGTAACGTCATCGAGAGAGCAGGTTGGCATTTCCTGCTCGTAGTCAAGCGTCGGCGTGGAGCGTGCGGCTTTGATCGGAGAGGGCTCTGCGTCTTCGAAGGCTTTTGAGATACGAATATCTCTCATCAGGATTTCCCTTTTCGCGTCGGGGCTGGCACGGTTAGCGGCCATCAAGTGCTGCAGCGCTTCCGACTTTTTGCCTGACTCGTTCGCTTTTTCGGCGGCTATATCGTGCTCCGCCACCGCCATGTCTGCAGCCATTGTTGAAAAATCCTCTGCCTTGAAACGATGCAAGTAGAAAGTCTATTGGAATTGCTGCGGGGAGCAAAGCCAAATAAGTTGGTTTATGTGACATTTATCAGCACAGCACTGAAATAGTGGGAGAAATATGGAAAAAGCGTGTTCATTATTGTGGTTGGCGTGTCTGCGTTTTATACAGGTTTGTGGCGTAGTGCTACTCCGGCAGTGTTACCGAGACTCGGTTTATAGTCGTCCAACGTTTGTCACAGCGGCTCAGGCTAGCTCGCGAGTGTTGTGCCCATGTGTAGTTCAGCGGGCAATGCCCGCAAGTAGACTGAGTAAGGCGAACAGCGCTAGGCATGCCGGCAATGGCGATAGTTTGAAAGGGGCACAACGATGATGAGCCTTCGTTATGACATTGCAAAGAAAGCAGGAAACGCAAGGTCGGAGTACTACCCTGTGAAGTCGACGTCATTGGTAGTCTCCGAAAAAATGGTAGATACCGCCGATTTTCGCTGTGCATTCTGGCCCGCGTCGTCCGGCTTCACCCCAATTACAATCTCAGCGATCTGATGGAGTCATACTTCGGAAGGTAGGTCTGTTCTATCATTACTTGCCACTAGATTGCATGTGCATCGCGTGTATTTTTGATGTATTGCGGTGCGTTTAGCACCACAATACGGAGGCGCCTCTGCCATCTCTTGCTCTTTGGCTTCACAGTGGGGTGACCTATGGACTTGCGCGCCTGCTACCGCGCGCCTGCTACCGCGCGCCTGCTACCGCGCGCCCTTCATACGAAAAGAAGCGTTGATAGCGCTCGGGGCGTTTGAGTCTATCTGACGGCACTGTACTTTCTGTTCAACACGGCCTAAGTTATAGGTACATTGAGCTATGGGACGTTGCCATGCCAACAACAAAAGTCGCTTTTGGTGCTGATTTTGCCCTCCTCATTTATTGCCCCGGAAGAGGAACACCATGCGTATCCGCCAGCGTCGGCCGATAGGTCCCCACGAGATTTTTCCGACGATTCGTTCATGCGTGACGACACGCAATTGCTTTGCTCAGACGATTCCGCTACGCATGATAACTGGCAGTGAGAGCGATCAGGGAGGCGAGGTTGAATGCGAGATGCTTTCATACCAATATTTATGCATTTGAGTACGGCCATGATTTATTTGCGTGACGCAATGGAGTAGGTGCACCTGCGAGGTGCGCTGCGGGAGGTAGTGTATTGAAGTTTCTATACGGATTGGTCTGGTTCGCCGCTGTGGCAGTCTACAGCGCATGGTCCCATGCGGAAATCGCCGAGGATCAGTCTGTTGTCGTACTGTTTGACCGATCGGCGAGTATGGCCAGAGATATGGGCGGATCGACACGCATCGATCTTGCGCGAGCCGCATTAAACACCTGGAGTGAAACGCTTGCCGGCCGCAGCAATGTCGCGGTACGATTTTTTGCCGGTGGAGTTGACGAAAACAATAGCGCCGCTAATTGTGAAGCCAGCGAGCTTATCATCCCTTTCGGTAGAAATATTGACACGGCTGACATTGCATCTCTGGGCGAGGGCATTCGCGCCATCGGTAGGAAAACCAATATCGCTCATGCGCTGGAGCAAGCCCGTAACGATCTGGTCGGAAGGGGCGACGGTAAAATTCTGTTGATATCCGACGGACTTGAGAATTGTGAGCGCGACCCGATATCGCTGGCGAACGAACTGGGGGACATGCACATTGAGGTCGATGTGCTGGCGATAGGCGAGCCGCAGGATGTGGCAGGGTTGGGAAAAATTGCCCTGGCTTCGGGCGGCACTTTCAGCATGGCGACAAGCGCTGGCCAACTAGCCGAACAAATGCAACAACAGCTCCCTGACTTTGATTTCCCTGATATGCCTGCCAATACAGGTGTAGTGGACGTTGCGAGTTCAGCGATGGTCTCTGTTGTTGACGCGCCGGGTGCTCCTCCTGCAAAAGCGGCTCCTGTCATTGAGCCGCTGGTGCTGGAAAGTACCGAGGTTAGCGAGGATCAACCGGGGCGCGTTGCCATCGAATTGATACTGGATGCCAGCGGTTCTATGTGGGGTCGCATCGACGGAAAAACCAAGATAGCGATAGCCCGCGATGCATTAAATGAAACGCTGAGTGGGCTTGATGATCCGGTATTTTGGGTAGGCCTGAGAGCTTACGGGTTTGATAATTCGGTGCCCAAAACCGAGGAGGCATCCTGCCCCAATACGGAGTTGCTGAGCGACATCTCGGCTTCGAATCTGCGTAACATACGCCAAGTAGCGTATGGGCTGACACCATACGGATATACGCCTATTACTGAAAGCCTGTCGCTGGCAGGCGATGATCTAGCCGCCATTGAAGCTGAAAGCCGCATGATAATTCTGATCACTGACGGTAAGGAAACCTGTGGTGGCGACCCCGTAGCAACGGCTGAAAAGCTGTGCAAACAGGGGATAGGGCTGGAGACGCATATCGTTGGATTTGATCTGGAGCCTGATGTGGTGGAGCAGATGAGGCGTGTCGCTAAGGCGGGTTGCGGTACCTACACCAATGCTGACGACGCGAAAGAGCTGACACAGGCTCTCCACACGATTGTTGAAGGCGCACAGGACAAAATCGATCCCACCTGGTTGCGCACGATATACCCCACCGAAGGGGGCAGTTCCAAGGACGAGGCGATTCCATTGGCGTCAGGCACTTATACGTTAAAACGCAGCCTCGCCAAGGGCGAGCAGATGTATTTTCGAGTGAATACGCAGCAAGCCCAGCACGGCGTGCTGCGCGGCCTGATACAGGCTGCACGACTCGTACGAGAAGGCGAAACTATGACCGAATCAACAATCGGTCGGGCACAATTCGCGCTTACTATCTACACACCCGATAGTAAAAAGGGCAGAGGACGCAAGGTGCGCCTGTCAGGCGAACCCGGTACCTATAAACACATTGGTTATCTGGACACCTACGGTGATGGCTTCGTTTTTTCTATTGGAAGCGACTACGATACCGTCCATAAAGACTCATTGTTCAATGTAAATATACGTGAAGCTGGTGATCGGTTTGAAGGTGTTGAAGCACCTCGAAAGGACGATTTGGACCAGCCGATAGAGCTGCCCTCTGGCTATGGTGTAATTGGGCATTTGGGTGAGGGTGATTTCGAAGATACTTACAGGCTGCCCATGAGTGGCGGTCGAGGTACCGTGCAGATGCACGATGACGAGTATCCATTCGGCGTAGCAATCTACTCAGTAGACGGAGAACGACTTTGGCGTCAACGAGCGACCGGCCAAATAAATTTTGAAATTCCCGCGGGGGCGGCTGGCGGAGAACTGGTTGTCGAAGATAAAAACCCAGTGTTGAAACAGGTGTTTACAGGCTATGAAATATTACTATCACCGCCATAACGTAGTTAGAGCCTGCGTCATTTTGGTCGCCTTGTGCGCAACAAAACTGTACGCAACAGAAAGCGATATCGAACAGCGTCTGGAGTCATACTTCCAACTGCTCAACTCCGCGTCTCGTCCAACCGACCCCGTAATCTTTTCTGAAGCAAGTCAGTTTTGGCTGAAAGGTGTGCAGGGACAACACCCGTCAGTCAGTCGGTTTTTTTTGCTGCATGATCCGGACGAATGGCAGATGGAGAATGTCCAAAAAGCGGGAGACTACGCGGCTGTGACCGTCTCTTTCGATTCTTCAAATTACACCCAGCCTTGGCTGGCACAATTTGAGCTGCTGAGTGTCAACGGCGAATGGATGTTGACGGAATTCAGTGATCAAACGCAGCGGCCTTTCGATGACAGCAGTAGGAGTCAGAGTGAGTTTGTAATGGCTTACCTGCAGACGATTGAAGCGGCTATAGCACTGCGCGCCGGCACAGACGACAGCGATGAGCTCAACAGGATCAAGCTATTTTACGAACCCGGAGCAGGGTTCTGGAAACGAGGCACGCTCGACAGCGTAGGGTTCATGCTATGGCTAGATCAGCAGTCACCCCGAAGCTACGAGGTGATTAGTGCCATGGGGAGCGAAGTCACCGTGCGTTTCAATAATACACGACGGCGGGGTGACCAGGCGGTGCGCTTCACCACCATTGAAGAAGGCGACCGCTACTATTTGACGCAGTACATTAACGAGGCACTGGAGCAGCAGCAGCAGGTACAGGAGGAAATTGCAGCGCAGTCCATTCAGTCGATGGAGCAAGTGACCGCAGGCAATGACTCATCGAGACAAGTAGTGGATTCTCAGCTTAATATTCTGGCGGGTGCCGCACAGGGCGCCGCGCTCTATCAGGTCATGAGTGAGGTGGTAGAACGTTCGGAGCCTCTCTGGATACCCTCTAAAGCAGCCCGCGCATCGCTTGGTCGGCTTGTGGGAATGTATGCGGGTATGTCTGCTCAGGCACTTTCACCAGATTGGAATCTGGTTGCAGAAGCCCAGGAAGGCAAAAAACAAGTGGTCATCGCGCGGCCCCATAGTTCCGAGGGTTTGGGTGCATTTTCGAGTTTATTCGACGGCATTCGCTTTCAAACGATACACGCCAGTGAGGGCTGGAAGATTGAACACGCGACGGCTTTTCGTGATTAACGAGTGCGATAGCAGACATGTTCCGAGGAAATCATACGTCCGAGCAGCCTAAAACGTTGCCTGTGAGTATTGTCCCCTGTGAAAAAAATCAAAAATTACCGGGTGCCTCGCGGGATCAATAAGAGCGGCACTACTAGAAGACATTTCCAAAACGCGAAAAATCAGCCGATGGGCGCAAAAAAATGCGATCGATCGCCGCTAGTTTGAGTCGCTTACTAGACGGCGCGAGTAAACGTGGGCCCATGGGGTGCTACAAAGGTTCGCGGCAATCAACAAAAATAATTTCTGTGTGTCAACTTTAGCTCATCAATGGCTTCTGTCGTGGTTTTGAGCCCTCCTGTTTAGCAAGCACAATCCCGCTTACAAGTGCCGAGTTGGAAAACTACGCGTAGTAGCCAGAGCCACAGCAGGAGGTATGCAGGGGTTCAGGGCAATAAAGTAGGCGAAAAAAATGGCCACTGCACATGCCTGGCGTTGTTTAAAGCCTGTTTATAGTTAGAATCTCCTCGCCAGCGCTCAGCACAGCATGATCTGCCCTCATCCTCTTCGCTGTATGGAATAGGGCAGTTGCTTGCGCCCAGGGAAAAATATTGCGGTGCGTTGCGAAAAATTTTTCTAAGCCCTTTGCTATCTTCGTAGGATTCGTCGATTATTCGCTGACATTTGCCCGGAAAAACCAGACGACATTGGAGAGAAAGTGGGAATTATCGAGCTAAAACTTGGGTTGATGGCGCTGATTCTCGTCTGTGCATGGACGGGCGGATTAGTTCCCTTGCGAAAGGCGAGCTCTCCTTCGTCTCGATTTCTGTCACTAGGCAACGCGTTTTCAGCAGGTATCTTTCTCGGGATCGGTCTCATTCACATGCTTGGTGATGCGTCTGGCCAATGGAGTATTGCACTCGGTTTT from the Candidatus Marimicrobium litorale genome contains:
- a CDS encoding phytanoyl-CoA dioxygenase family protein, which gives rise to MAADMAVAEHDIAAEKANESGKKSEALQHLMAANRASPDAKREILMRDIRISKAFEDAEPSPIKAARSTPTLDYEQEMPTCSLDDVTADVVRAAFADKGCLYLPSAIDKGTVATLRTAIEASHHASMDDSPDPQLHSLGKYPTRGQAINVAAAREFAKQAGACLAVDSPHALYLVCDLFDRLGISALAEEFLGETPFMSASKFVLWKAAPGESTEWHQDGRFLGDAVDIQSVNVWTALSDCGETAPGMELVLKRLDDYILNSCESVFDWTVADSQVDERFRGQVPVVTPKFNAGDMLIFDHWLLHRTHRDPSMTDYRYAIESWFFADSAFPKGRTPLIL
- a CDS encoding molybdopterin-containing oxidoreductase family protein, which gives rise to MTSSIKKTYCRVCEASCGLAVEVKEDSQGNETIRRIKPDDEHPISKGYACIKGTTLGGIHHDPDRVNYPMKRIDGVFQKITWEQAIQEIAERASAIKIRHGANALGHYSGNPSHANFKNILCTADFIKILGSRNSYASHSIDLNNKFQVASDMYGVDIVHPIPDFEHTQFFMCIGANPVVSQMSVISVINPLEKMRSIEARGGKVIIVDPRRSETASKVGEHLFIQPGTDAFLLLAMLAVLHFELDFSTSERDEFADGARELLAAAEQWTPERVAPITGIAPENIRRIADQYHKADGAALYMSTGVNMGPFGSIAYWVLQGINYLSGNLDKRGGLLIPEGVLDWLGLAQQIIVNDPDIVTAEHGWQQVAGCFPITALPDEILSAQPDHIRALFISAGNPIHSTPHSDWPEAMERLELCVSVDIYINETAERYADYVLPATDMLERSDFPLSHLPLQSEPYAQYSAAVLRPKFERREEWRIFGDLLLAIGAPFVSTKPLLVLSRVNTLLKRLPGNSLLTPDHLLKLLLALGGKASLNQLRTTPEGIKLPPHKPGSFLKKRLKRRINLAPSRVLDDLPRLTAYAETLEHGRSAKSDSSLVLIGRRSRKSHNSWMHNNDEIKQPDSNYVYIHPDDAATRQLSEGDRAKLSNGDNFIVLPVSITTDLMKGVIAASHGWGHQDSKNRNSSKLSGENVNKVIPGGSAHMEPVSGQAIMLAHSVEVVKFSGAPASR
- a CDS encoding vWA domain-containing protein → MKFLYGLVWFAAVAVYSAWSHAEIAEDQSVVVLFDRSASMARDMGGSTRIDLARAALNTWSETLAGRSNVAVRFFAGGVDENNSAANCEASELIIPFGRNIDTADIASLGEGIRAIGRKTNIAHALEQARNDLVGRGDGKILLISDGLENCERDPISLANELGDMHIEVDVLAIGEPQDVAGLGKIALASGGTFSMATSAGQLAEQMQQQLPDFDFPDMPANTGVVDVASSAMVSVVDAPGAPPAKAAPVIEPLVLESTEVSEDQPGRVAIELILDASGSMWGRIDGKTKIAIARDALNETLSGLDDPVFWVGLRAYGFDNSVPKTEEASCPNTELLSDISASNLRNIRQVAYGLTPYGYTPITESLSLAGDDLAAIEAESRMIILITDGKETCGGDPVATAEKLCKQGIGLETHIVGFDLEPDVVEQMRRVAKAGCGTYTNADDAKELTQALHTIVEGAQDKIDPTWLRTIYPTEGGSSKDEAIPLASGTYTLKRSLAKGEQMYFRVNTQQAQHGVLRGLIQAARLVREGETMTESTIGRAQFALTIYTPDSKKGRGRKVRLSGEPGTYKHIGYLDTYGDGFVFSIGSDYDTVHKDSLFNVNIREAGDRFEGVEAPRKDDLDQPIELPSGYGVIGHLGEGDFEDTYRLPMSGGRGTVQMHDDEYPFGVAIYSVDGERLWRQRATGQINFEIPAGAAGGELVVEDKNPVLKQVFTGYEILLSPP